DNA sequence from the Bradyrhizobium sp. CIAT3101 genome:
GCTCGAGGCGCCCGCCCAGCCTTCGCAACGCGACGCTGCCTGAGCCGGCCGCCCAGGCGCCACGCGCGAAAATCGCTTGACCCAGGCAGTCCCGGATGATCGGTAGTGATCGTCCAGGGATGAAAAAAACAAAAATGCGGCTTCCGTTCTTCTACGGCTGGGTCGTGGTCGCGGTGACCTTTGTCACGATGGCGATCGGGGTCAACGCACGCACCTCCTTTTCATTGTTCTATCCGCCCATTCTCTCTGAATTCGGCTGGGAGCGCGGCGTCACCGCGGGCGCCTTCTCCTTCGGTTTTGTCGCGTCCGCGGTTGCCAGCCCACTGATCGGCCGGCTGATGGATCGCGCGGGACCGCGTGCCGTGATGGAGCTCGGCGTGCTGTTGATGGCCGGCGGGCTGCTGCTTGCGCCGCTCACCAGCCAGCCCTGGCATCTCTACATGACGCTGGGCGTCATGGTCGGCGCCGGCTCGGTGTGTCTCGGCTATTCCGGCCAGTCGCTGTTTTTGCCGAACTGGTTCATCCGCAAGCGCGGCTTCGCCATCGGCATTGCCTTCGCCGGCGTCGGCATCGGTTCGGTGACGCTGCTGCCATGGGTGCAGCATTTGATCGAGCAGACCGGATGGCGCACCGCCTGCACCGCGATGGGCCTGATGATCCTGATCGTGCTGGCGCCGATCAATCTGCTCCTGCACAAGCGCCCCGAAGACATCGGCCTCCAGCCCGACGGCGATGCGGCGCCGGCCGCGGGCGGTGCAAAGCCGGTCTCCAACATCGTCGATCCGGCCTGGGCTGCCACTGACTGGACGCTGCGACGCGCGGTTGCGACCGCTCGTTTCTGGTGGATCGCGCTTGGCTATTTCTGCGGCCTGTACATCTGGTACGCCGTGCAAGTGCACCAGACCAAGTTCCTGCTCGACATCGGCTTCAGCCCGAGCGTTGCAGTCTGGGCGCTCGGCGCCGTCAGCCTGCTCGGCATTCCCGGCCAGATTTTCCTCGGTCATATCTCCGACCGGATCGGGCGGGAATGGGTGTGGGCCATCAGCTGCGCTGGCTTTGCGATCTGCTTCGCGGCGCTGATGGCACTGAAGTTCCAACCCTCGTTCTGGCTGGTCTGGCTGATGGTGTTCACGCAAGGCGCGCTCGGTTACGGCCTCACCTCGATCATGGGCGCGGTGGTGTTCGAGATTTTCCAGGGCCGGCACCAGGGCAGCATTTTCGGCATGATCATGCTCGCGGCGCTGGCGGGCGGCGCGGCTGGCCCGTGGGTGACAGGCTTGCTCTACGACCGCGTCGGCGACTACACGCTCGCCTTTGCCATCGCCATCGTCGTCAGCCTCCTGTCGGCGCTGTCGATCTGGCAGGCCGCGCCGCGCAGGGTGCGGGCCGTGGCCGGGCGCCTGCACAAGCTTCAGGCCACAAAATAGGTTCCGTCTGCACCGGATTACCTCCGCTTCTTTCGCGGAATGTTAAGCATGTCGCGGCTTGGCCGGGTGCGAGCCGGTTGCAAAAACGTCTTGGACACCATCGGAGCGCTAGCTTGGGGCCGATTGCCGCATTGTCCTGATGCTGCCGAGCCTAGCGATGTCTGCCTCCGACTGTCCCGTGACCGAAATGCCGGACGTGCTGCGCGCGGCGCTCGAATGCGCCGACGACGGCATCGTCATCGTCGATGCTGCGCGTCGCATCACGCATTTCAACGCCGGCGCGGAGCGGATCTGGAAGCTTGCGCGCGCTGACGTGCTCGGCCGCGATGCCGCCATTCTCGCCCTCAAATGCCTCGAGGCCGACCCGGTCGCGGATTTTCGCGACGAGATCAGCCTGATGCGGCGCGACGGCAGCCGGATCAAGGCGACGATCGCGCTGTCGTCGGCGGCGATCGACGGCGCAATCCATCACATCGTGTTCGCGCGCGACGTCACTG
Encoded proteins:
- a CDS encoding MFS transporter, producing the protein MRLPFFYGWVVVAVTFVTMAIGVNARTSFSLFYPPILSEFGWERGVTAGAFSFGFVASAVASPLIGRLMDRAGPRAVMELGVLLMAGGLLLAPLTSQPWHLYMTLGVMVGAGSVCLGYSGQSLFLPNWFIRKRGFAIGIAFAGVGIGSVTLLPWVQHLIEQTGWRTACTAMGLMILIVLAPINLLLHKRPEDIGLQPDGDAAPAAGGAKPVSNIVDPAWAATDWTLRRAVATARFWWIALGYFCGLYIWYAVQVHQTKFLLDIGFSPSVAVWALGAVSLLGIPGQIFLGHISDRIGREWVWAISCAGFAICFAALMALKFQPSFWLVWLMVFTQGALGYGLTSIMGAVVFEIFQGRHQGSIFGMIMLAALAGGAAGPWVTGLLYDRVGDYTLAFAIAIVVSLLSALSIWQAAPRRVRAVAGRLHKLQATK